The following are from one region of the Carassius auratus strain Wakin chromosome 13, ASM336829v1, whole genome shotgun sequence genome:
- the golga4 gene encoding golgin subfamily A member 4 isoform X4: MFKKLKQKVIEEQSPQRSSAQQVSSGERRAQPPLLNQDAPSSPSDRESVKAAGSSPRGSLNGDEIASPQSLAQKLQQKVSSVESLLRGSARGEGLFRSGSRDSLVRSSSRESLTLVGENEAQTTPAYDPSSDVESEAEDSPGSVESLSKEQLLNRLHRVERSLGNYRGKYSELITAYRTVQRDKEKTQAILSQSQDKALRRIGELREELQMDQQTKKHLQEEFDAALEEKDQMITVLQTQVSLLKKRLQASGGVLSSEVETSTDTVDATSDIQSPSKDDGSTLNTAEGRGEPGSAVDLEALQKRIKRQESLLQRCKEMIRSSKERSAQLSSENEVLQQQLQERLQELEKMKELHTTEKTKLITQLGDAKNLIEQLEQDKGMVIAETKRQMHETLEMKEEEIAQLRSRLQQTITQKDELQEQKEKSEKAAFEELERALGVAQRAEEARRQIQLRMEEQVKQVEKTSEEERRGLQQELTRVKQEVVTIMKKSSEDRIAEMERLHSEAMAKKEQELSAQIKQAVEQCREELLRLAQEKDQQVSLALEEAELQKAVIQSEGENQAKELQLELESAKTRIQELESCLGSLEKDPGNSDKLSVQLEEQRKKHEADIAALEEVHKQELEKTKTEQITVLNQQRDAAVEELVEKHKAEIESILKDKEEQFHSHVEDMNKKMLDKLSDKQTEIETLSSELSELLNSKQQLQERLLNVETTSETKRQDFEERLKEERAKYQAEIEDMKQKEQSCAGEEKMLKDEINQLKIVLEEKEKILEEHVLREKTLQKGSAQFEELRLREQSNKEALEESRSQISTLTEELQQTKNQVKDLEQTLEAVRNDGREKEVYLEQKTSELQEIVQKMEQVKRELSEKENLHAATCKTMQEEQNRLRKQLEDQKSSHEKKLENIRKDMDCKLKSQENKMEKFKQKAKEAQDKLKKQLQDQEENAKAELSKKAQEIELKDQQLKEKILDMEQPSSEGLSNAMSDLEANHKEHLVRLQLTHKQEHEDLIRRWQEKLNQLEEELQEKHAQSLQEKAQELEEISQLLVASREEKEQVMKDIQNLREELAMRETTVQKLQTELREAASKLESLSEGEGLLTRQVETMEKNLNQALNERNHLQDELRKAEESNKKKFQSISEELVNTQQKLNMLETSKCKEGEDLQRTLEEKTAELQNKEKEFQTQLCAISKEFVQCCQEAQTKLDGFSVELCTKVEERVGELQRRVIDHQNKVIYLRNIIMTKDNRISTLEKELQQTLDENHSLKSSLDEVTLQFRASSETLKALQTERESLQSNAENHSQVLSEKDLQIKQLCEEKEHVSGNLQANVLQISNLESVINDLKTQLASSITEKEQAISLLNQQHNEDKETVKCQMGEMVERLEKEKTSLQEQVDSLRNKFSELKKKFSQSHSSVKSLQDKVADMERQIAEKDNQLQMLTASIDNHSLTKSEMDQALTEKEQRVHALTSELESCSKKVCDLEEQLELRTKEREQLTADLQQHFTIRESEKIELMKQVQEAQDQSSQNGALIQKTEESLQSLRKDIETAKQELESKRNDFEREKAEILRAKEEAVKAAQEKASAETTGKVSELKKKAEQKIGMIRKQLTSQIEEKEQAIKDLQEQLEGIKQTQTEKEERIKSLEEIEKTMEEANAKLKEEHEKHLQELLQKENKERQSSLQNLEDMYKEKLAALHKDMSAKEEQSATSARETSLRLGELETKLSESNEQIANYQTEISRLKADLLEQTTQVQELQQTCSDLQEQIKEKLIEEVEVEHVSEVQTICNRLGMEPAMLAAKENVETVGYQDDWTSQKDLLVKEYEEKLHDLQQRLEEKENQLKAQQSSTQGNGDTVNECLINNTNTSESDLQRRLVEVENEKQKLHKDYTRLVKDLRSLRKEHEKDLEFLKKEMTEESEKKLKLEIEDMEMKQNSALKQLMREFNTQIALKEKELEGSVKETIEKAQGVETELINNHREEVSQLQKIIAQKEEDLNKTVQRYEQVLQSREVEMGDRVCEVQKELEELQQRSLSGPQGLDELKVQLAEKTTMLSEARLKEQEYHDRIHALEDKLRRSHKTAVVTHLGSSYRDMSHNSVDPFTQPTELEYLRKVLFEYMMGRETKTMAKVLTSMLKFPPDQAQKLLEHEDSRVMPWLR; encoded by the exons ATGTTTAAGAAGCTGAAGCAGAAGGTGATCGAGGAGCAGTCTCCTCAGCGGAGCAGCGCGCAG CAGGTGAGTTCAGGAGAGAGGCGCGCTCAGCCCCCTTTGTTGAACCAAGATGCCCCGTCCTCCCCAAGTGACCGAGAG AGCGTTAAAGCGGCCGGCAGCTCTCCGAGAGGAAGTCTGAACGGAGATGAAATCGCTTCTCCTCAG TCTCTGGCCCAGAAGCTGCAGCAGAAGGTTTCTTCGGTGGAGTCTCTGCTCCGGGGTTCGGCCCGCGGTGAAGGGCTCTTTCGCTCCGGCTCCCGGGACAGTCTGGTCCGAAGCTCCTCCAGAGAATCGCTCACTCTCGTCGGAGAGAACGAGGCCCAGACGACGCCGGCGTACGACCCTTCGTCAGACGTCGAGAGTGAGGCGGAGGATTCGCCCGGCAGCGTTGAGAGTCTGTCTAAAGAGCAGCTCTTGAACCGCCTGCACCGGGTCGAGAGGAGCCTTGGCAACTACAGGGGGAAGTACTCCGAG TTGATTACGGCCTACCGAACTGTACAGCGGGATAAAGAGAAAACTCAG gccatCCTCAGCCAGAGTCAAGATAAAGCCCTAAGAAGAATCGGAGAGCTCAGGGAG GAGCTTCAGATGGACCAGCAGACCAAGAAACACCTGCAGGAGGAGTTTGATGCTGCTCTCGAGGAGAAGGACCAGATGATCACTGTGCTTCagacacaa GTTTCTCTCTTGAAGAAGCGTCTGCAGGCGTCTGGAGGTGTGCTTTCGTCAGAAGTAGAGACCTCCACAGATACGGTTGATGCGACCTCTGACATTCAGAGCCCCTCGAAAGACGACGGCTCGACGCTTAACACAG CAGAGGGCAGGGGAGAGCCGGGCAGCGCGGTGGACCTTGAGGCTCTTCAGAAGCGAATCAAAAGGCAAGAGAGTCTCCTGCAGAGATGTAAAGAGATGATTCGATCCAGTAAAGAGCGCAGCGCTCAGCTGAGCAGCGAGAACGAGGTTTTACAGCAGCAGCTGCAGGAGAGACTGCAAGAGCTTGAGAAAATGAAG GAGCTCCACACTACAGAGAAGACGAAGCTGATCACACAGCTGGGAGACGCCAAGAACCTCATCGAGCAGCTGGAGCAGGACAAG GGAATGGTCATCGCAGAAACCAAGCGTCAGATGCACGAGACTTTGGAGATGAAGGAAGAGGAGATCGCTCAGCTGCGCTCCAGACTCCAGCAGACTATCACTCAGAAAGACGAGCTGCAGGAACAGAAAGAGAAATCAGAGAAAGCAG CGTTTGAAGAGCTGGAGCGAGCCCTCGGTGTGGCCCAGCGGGCGGAGGAGGCACGCCGCCAGATACAGCTGAGGATGGAGGAGCAGGTGAAGCAGGTGGAGAAAACCAgcgaggaagagaggagaggcttGCAACAGGAGCTGACCAGAGTCAAACAGGAAGTGGTCACCATTATGAAG aaatCCTCAGAGGACAGGATTGCAGAAATGGAACGGTTACATTCAGAAGCTATGGCTAAAAAAGAACAGGAACTGAGTGCTCAGATCAAACAAGCAGTG GAACAGTGTCGTGAGGAATTGTTGCGATTGGCACAGGAAAAAGACCAGCAGGTGTCTCTTGCTCTGGAGGAGGCCGAGCTGCAGAAAGCTGTGATTCAGTCTGAAGGAGAAAACCAAGCCAAGGAACTACAGCTAGAGTTGGAGTCAGCCAAAACG agaATTCAAGAGCTTGAGAGTTGTCTAGGTAGCTTGGAGAAGGATCCTGGCAACTCGGATAAACTCTCTGTACAACTAGAAGAGCAGAGAAAGAAACATGAGGCTGATATAGCTGCTTTAGAAGAAGTACATAAGCAGGAGCtagaaaagacaaagacagagcAGATAACAGTCCTTAATCAGCAGCGTGATGCTGCTGTGGAGGAGCTTGTGGAGAAACATAAAGCGGAAATTGAATCTATTCTGAAAGACAAGGAGGAACAGTTCCATTCTCATGTGGAAGACATGAACAAAAAGATGCTTGATAAACTGAGTGACAAACAAACTGAGATTGAGACCCTGTCTTCTGAGCTTAGTGAGCTACTAAATAGTAAACAACAGTTACAAGAGAGACTGTTAAATGTGGAGACTACCAGTGAAACTAAAAGACAAGATTTTGAGGAAAGACTAAAGGAAGAACGAGCAAAATATCAGGCTGAGATTGAAGATATGAAACAGAAAGAACAGTCGTGTGCAGGGGAGGAGAAAATGCTGAAAGACGAGATAAATCAGCTGAAGATTGTGTTGGAGGAGAAGGAAAAAATACTAGAGGAACATGTGCTTAGAGAAAAGACTTTGCAAAAAGGAAGTGCACAGTTCGAGGAGCTTCGACTCAGGGAACAGTCAAATAAAGAAGCTCTTGAGGAATCAAGATCTCAGATAAGCACACTTACAGAAGAACTCCAGCAAACCAAGAATCAAGTGAAAGATCTTGAGCAAACCCTTGAGGCAGTGCGCAATGATGGTCGGGAGAAAGAAGTGTATCTTGAGCAAAAGACAAGTGAACTTCAGGAAATAGTGCAGAAGATGGAGCAAGTCAAGAGGGAACTGTCTGAAAAAGAAAATCTGCATGCTGCAACCTGCAAAACTATGCAAGAGGAGCAAAACCGGTTGAGGAAGCAGCTGGAAGACCAGAAGAGTTCTCACGAGAAGAAACTTGAGAACATTAGGAAAGACATGGATTGCAAGCTGAAATCCCAGGAAAACAAGATGGAGAAGTTCAAGCAGAAAGCCAAGGAAGCGCAGGACAAGTTGAAGAAGCAGCTTCAGGATCAAGAGGAGAATGCCAAAGCAGAGTTATCCAAGAAAGCTCAAGAGATTGAATTGAAAGACCAGCAACTGAAGGAGAAGATCCTTGACATGGAGCAACCAAGCTCTGAGGGCCTCAGCAACGCCATGTCTGATTTGGAGGCCAATCACAAAGAACACTTAGTCAGGCTTCAGTTGACTCATAAACAAGAGCATGAAGATCTTATTCGTCGCTGGCAGGAGAAACTCAACCAGCTTGAGGAGGAGTTGCAAGAAAAACATGCTCAGTCTTTGCAAGAAAAAGCCCAAGAGTTGGAAGAGATCTCTCAGCTGCTTGTTGCCAGCAGGGAAGAAAAGGAACAGGTTATGAAAGACATCCAGAACCTCAGGGAGGAGCTTGCCATGAGGGAAACCACTGTGCAGAAACTACAGACAGAGCTCAGGGAGGCTGCAAGCAAGCTGGAAAGTTTATCTGAAGGGGAGGGTTTACTTACAAGACAAGTCGAAACCATGGAAAAGAATCTGAACCAGGCCTTGAATGAAAGAAACCATTTGCAGGACGAATTGAGAAAGGCTGAGGAATCTAATAAAAAGAAATTCCAGAGCATATCTGAAGAGTTGGTAAACACCCAGCAAAAGTTGAATATGCTTGAAACGTCCAAGTGTAAAGAGGGCGAGGATCTCCAGAGAACACTAGAAGAAAAAACTGCTGAActccaaaataaagaaaaagagttCCAGACGCAATTGTGTGCCATCTCGAAGGAGTTTGTGCAGTGTTGTCAGGAAGCCCAGACTAAGTTGGATGGTTTTTCTGTTGAACTGTGTACGAAAGTTGAAGAACGCGTTGGGGAGTTACAACGCCGGGTGATAGATCATCAGAATAAGGTCATATATCTAAGAAATATTATCATGACGAAGGACAACAGAATTAGCACTTTAGAGAAAGAACTTCAGCAGACTTTGGATGAGAACCATAGTCTAAAGAGCTCTCTTGATGAGGTGACTCTTCAGTTTAGGGCAAGTTCAGAAACTCTTAAAGCCTTACAAACCGAAAGAGAGTCTCTGCAGTCCAATGCAGAGAATCATTCCCAAGTACTTTCTGAGAAAGACCTTCAAATCAAGCAGCTCTGTGAGGAAAAAGAACACGTATCAGGAAATCTCCaagcaaatgttttgcaaatcagCAATCTAGAATCAGTCATAAATGACTTGAAGACTCAGTTAGCAAGTAGCATAACCGAGAAAGAGCAAGCCATATCTCTGCTGAATCAGCAGCACAATGAGGACAAGGAAACGGTTAAATGCCAAATGGGAGAGATGGTGGAAAGGCTTGAGAAAGAGAAGACCTCGCTTCAAGAGCAGGTAGACTCACTTAGGAATAAGTTCTCTGAGCTGAAAAAGAAGTTCAGTCAGAGTCACAGCTCTGTTAAATCTCTTCAAGATAAAGTTGCAGACATGGAGAGGCAGATTGCTGAGAAGGACAACCAACTTCAGATGCTCACTGCTAGCATTGACAATCACTCCCTTACTAAGTCAGAAATGGACCAGGCTCTTACCGAGAAAGAACAAAGAGTTCATGCCTTGACCTCAGAGTTGGAAAGCTGCTCAAAGAAAGTTTGTGATCTGGAGGAGCAGCTAGAGTTGCGGACAAAAGAGCGAGAACAACTCACAGCCGATTTGCAGCAGCACTTTACCATTAGGGAGAGCGAAAAGATTGAGTTGATGAAGCAGGTCCAGGAAGCTCAGGACCAAAGCTCTCAAAATGGTGCCCTAATCCAGAAAACTGAGGAAAGTCTTCAATCTTTGAGGAAAGACATTGAAACAGCCAAGCAGGAACTAGAATCAAAACGAAATGACTTTGAGAGGGAGAAGGCTGAGATCCTGAGGGCGAAAGAAGAGGCTGTGAAGGCAGCCCAAGAAAAGGCGTCAGCTGAAACGACTGGTAAAGTATCTGAGTTGAAGAAGAAGGCAGAGCAAAAGATTGGCATGATTCGTAAGCAGCTGACGTCACAAATTGAGGAAAAGGAGCAGGCTATCAAAGACCTGCAGGAACAGTTGGAAGGCATAAAGCAAACCCAGACTGAAAAAGAAGAACGGATAAAGTCTCTAGAGGAAATTGAGAAAACAATGGAGGAGGCCAATGCAAAATTAAAGGAAGAGCATGAAAAGCATCTACAAGAATTGCTACAGAAAGAAAACAAGGAAAGACAGTCCTCTCTGCAAAACCTAGAAGATATGTATAAGGAGAAGCTTGCTGCTCTTCACAAAGACATGTCTGCAAAGGAGGAGCAATCTGCCACTTCTGCTAGAGAAACTTCTTTAAGACTTGGAGAGCTTGAGACCAAACTCTCGGAATCGAATGAGCAGATTGCAAATTACCAAACTGAGATAAGTCGCCTTAAAGCAGACCTGCTTGAACAGACAACTCAAGTGCAGGAGCTGCAGCAGACTTGCTCGGATCTTCAAGAACAGATCAAGGAGAAACTGATTGAAGAAGTTGAGGTGGAACATGTTTCTGAAGTTCAAACGATTTGCAATAGATTAGGAATGGAGCCTGCAATGCTAGCGGCCAAGGAAAACGTGGAAACTGTCGGGTACCAAGATGACTGGACAAGCCAAAAGGACTTGTTGGTAAAGGAATATGAGGAGAAGCTTCATGATTTGCAGCAGAGActagaagagaaagaaaatcaaCTAAAAGCACAACAGAGTTCAACTCAAGGAAACGGGGATACTGTTAATGAGTGCCTAATCAACAATACAAACACCTCAGAGAGTGATCTTCAGAGAAGGCTGGTAGAGGTTGAGAATGAAAAGCAGAAGCTTCACAAAGATTACACCAGACTAGTGAAAGACCTTCGGTCTCTAAGGAAAGAACATGAGAAGGATCTGGAATTCCTGAAAAAGGAAATGACAGAGGAAAGCGAAAAGAAGCTCAA GCTTGAAATTGAAGATATGGAAATGAAACAAAATTCCGCTCTTAAGCAGTTAATGAGGGAGTTCAACACCCAGATTGCCCTGAAAGAAAAGGAACTGGAAGGTTCAGTTAAGGAAACCATTG AGAAAGCTCAGGGTGTGGAAACCGAGCTTATAAATAACCATCGAGAAGAAGTCAGTCAACTTCAGAAAATAATCGCTCAGAAGGAAGAAGACCTGAACAAAACGGTTCAGCGTTACGAACAGGTCCTTCAG AGTCGTGAGGTGGAGATGGGCGACCGCGTGTGTGAGGTGCAGAAGGAGTTAGAGGAGCTACAGCAGAGGAGTCTCAGTGGCCCTCAG gGTCTTGACGAGTTAAAG GTTCAGCTTGCAGAAAAGACGACCATGCTGAGTGAAGCCAGGCTAAAAGAGCAGGAATACCACGACAGG attcaTGCTCTAGAAGACAAACTAAGACGCTCCCATAAAACGGCAGTGGTGACTCACCTGGGAAGCTCTTATAGAG ATATGTCACACAACAGTGTGGACCCCTTCACCCAGCCGACCGAATTAGAGTACCTCAGGAAGGTCTTGTTTGAGTACATGATGGGAAGAGAGACAAAG ACAATGGCCAAGGTTTTAACATCCATGCTGAAGTTTCCTCCGGACCAGGCGCAGAAGCTTCTGGAGCATGAGGATTCCCGTGTGATG